The Ipomoea triloba cultivar NCNSP0323 chromosome 13, ASM357664v1 genomic interval TGCCAATGAGTGCTCTAGAAAGATAGCTCACTGCTCATTATCTTTCAGAAAATGTGGTTAACCTTTTTCACTTAAGTAGGTGATTTCTTTAAGTATATCTCAATATAGATTACCCAAATTAGGGTGTGAAATCATTAAGAGCATCTTATTATCACTTTCTCAATTATTAAGTGGTGAATTCATTAAGTCCGTTTCAATAGGACCATCCATCTCATAgggttataaattcattaagagCTGTAGCTCAACCTCACTAGTGCACAGATCATTGAAATGACCAATTAGTGTACTACTTTGTGATTCTTTCCATGGCTATATTTGACCACACAAGTGGATCCACCATGAATTCATCACCTCTTGGGATTTAATTCATTTCATCAACAATTCAACAACTAATCTCATAATTAGTCTTCACTATTAAAATAAGTTGATCAACTCCATCAAACTTGCGTACACTTTGACTAGTACTTGATTTATTCATAAATAATACCCTAGAGATTTTCATGCATAACATGAAACATTCTCTTTTACCATTATCCTCGATAAAGTAAAGAGACTTatagaaaagaaatataaaGAGCTGATTACCCCCACAATGCAACGATTACAAGTATTCTTTTCAAAAGTACTTGATCTCTTACTCAGATTGATCATTGGTGCTCAACATTGGCTCATAAGCTGATCAATCTATGCAAGCTTTATAGCAACCCTGCACTTGGTATATACACTCTCAATAGTggaatatatttcaaccaaattggtTACCTTAAACCATTGAGAATAGTggaatatatttcaaccaaattaatattttaaatcatatatacaaatgcTCGTTACCAGTAAGCCACAAAGAGAATGTTGTTTGCATGTTACATGTTGCTTCAAGTGAACAACATAatcataaatttcacatacttTCTTGAAAAATGTAGATCTCATATTCAAAGATTATATCCAAACTAGcatttattagagaaaaatttatcTACATAAATTTCATCAAGATGAAATTCAACATCTATAACTTTAGCATTCAATTTCAACTTCACAATTTTCCCTTCACTACATAACTCAAATATAGCATTGGTATAATGCAAATCAGtacacatttaaatttattctcAAGAGAATACATAGTACACTTTTGTTAATAAAAGGGTAGTTTAAATCAACTTAAGCAATGCCTATTACAAAGCTTCGATAGCATGTGAAAGCCGATCTCATTTTAGGAGAGGGTTAAGTAGCGCTTCAACTAGCCTGCATGACCAACACCCTACTTCTTAAAAACTCCCAGGGCGAGCGGTGAAATCGAAGTTTACTTAAAAACCACATTCCTAGACAGAGTATTCAAGAATGATGACTTTTTCCATGCCACAAACACAAGGTGAAAAATTCTTTGATATATGCTTATCACGCTTGACAAACAGTCTCAGtacacaattcaaatatttcaaactaTGTGACTGTATCTCATCAAACAGTTCACTTATCTTTGTGCACGTTACTATTAATTGTGTCTATTAATATGCAACAATGTCATCAGCATTCAACACATTGAAATGACAAGCACTAAATAGGCATTTAAAGTTTACACAAATCAACTAgtattcaatattaataatatctCATTTTATGCGAGCTCTTAGAAACTAGAGAAAATAAGGGTTACTCAAAATAACTATTAAATAAAGGAATGCTATACTCATCTTGCTCCGTAAGATTGACTTCTATGAATTTTACCCTTGCAATGATAGCACTGGTATGCTCGGTGTCCATGCTTACCGCACACGAAACATCCTCTTTTGAGTTTTTAACTTTTTCActtcttttgttgttgtttttgacACTTTGATTTCCAGCATCATTGGCACCATACTTTTCTGATAGCATTTTCCAAATAACTTTTGCCGAGTCTTGTTTGACATAGATGTCAAACAATTtgtcattcatttgtgataGAAGGTATCATCTGGTTGCcatattgtcatttgtaaatTGCACCAGAGTTACGCCCGGTTCTTGACCAGGAGGATAATCCGGTTCAGGACTGATTTCTCTTGGTTCTTGAAAGGGGAACCTTAGTGGAGCAGGTTCAGGTGGATCACAGAACATCACATAGACTAGCTTTAGTTATTCGAAGAGTATTAACATTCTTTGTGCTCACCGCCTGTAATTATTACCATCGAGGGCGGTTATCTTTGATAAATTGTGTATAACAGAAAGAGCCATCGTACCGAAAGGTTGACTATTGCCCAAAGAATGCTTTTAACTGTTGGAAAATAGAGGCAACGTCAACTAAGCCTGACACTCTTTAGAAAAAGGAGAACAACTAAAGCAAAAGATGAAGTCTGTGTCATATTACAataacactaccttaaaagcgTTATTCACCAGTAACGGTGTAGTTAGGGATCCCGGCACGCTTCTACAAGTTACACAGACTAGCTTAGCTAAGCTTACACCAACTATAGCCCAGGTGAACCTCACTTTGCTCAGACAATGAGACCGAGGAATTAAAAAAGAAGGAAGTGACTTTTTTGGTGTGTCTTTCTACTGAATGGGAGATGAGCTTTTATACTTTGAGCTTCAAGTTATCCCTTCACGTAGACCACACAATTCGCACAAATTAAGGGGATGTGGCGTTGAAAGTAACAAACATACTGACTAATCCAAAAATTATTGAAAGGCTAGCATTCTGTTTTGAATGTTTCTCAACATTAGGAACTAGAAATAGGTCAATGCAATTGATGTTTATCACTCCCATGAAGATCATGTCTtgatagaaaaattaaaaaagcttCACTAGAGGTAGCTCAAGTAAAATGTCGATGCTACATATGATAGGGACAGATGTAGGATGAGCTTTAGGTAGATTTTGCGAGATGAGGCAAGGACCTTTAAAGCTACTAAGAGCACACCTTGGAGGGGAACACATTCACCAAGAAAGGGAAAGGCCATTGTTATAAGGGAAGCTCTCAACTGGCTAAAGGCGCAACAACTTGAGAAGGATCATGTGGAGACGAATGCTCAATTGGCTGTTTAAGGATTGAGTTATGATATGAGTGTGTCTCCTTTTGGTGGTTTGTTGCTTAATGTAAAAGATTTGTTAAGTACTTTAACTCAAGTTGATATCTAATTTGTTAAATGCTCTGCGAATCGATCTGCACACACAATTATTTTTAGAGTGATTTTCTCACCCTCTTTCCTTTGTAATATTTTGATGGAtgacattaattaattgtagttttttttttataaaaaaaaaaaagaaaaagaaaagaaacttcGACCACCCAAATTATACTTgaacaattttaaattaaaaatatgagcaacaaagtaaaaataaaataaagaagaagaagaagaagaaagaaagaaagacatATTCCACATCTATTTTCCATATTAGAATACTACAACAGTACTTACTGCAGGGAGTGCTTGCACGACTTGCAGAATATACAAATATTCCGCGTTGGTTATCTCGATCGCGTGCACGGAGCCTTGAGAATTTGCGATCCAGGAAGAGACAAAATCACTAGTCGTTGAACGGAGAGGTCTCATCCGGAGATATGGAGCTGCCGGAGATGGAATTCATGGCGTCGGCGATCGGGATATCAGTGCCGGTGCTCAGATTCCTCTTATGCTTCGCTGCCACCATTCCGGTAAGCTTAATCCATCGCCTTGTTCCCGGCGGCGCAACCGGGAGGCACATCTACGCCGCCGCCACCGGCGCCGCTCTCTCCTATTTGTCCTTTGGGTTCTCCTCGAATCTCCACTTCTTGGTTCCCATGCTCTTGGGCTACGCTTCGATGCTTATTAACCGTCCTTATTGTGGAGCCATCACTTTCTTATTGGCCTTTGGCTATCTCATTGGATGGTATATTTTCTGTCCAGCTCCCTTGGTTTCTAAAGATTTCATCTTTTTCTGATTTTGTTATGTGTTTGAGTGATTTTTGATGCATgggtattaaaattttgaaactgCATTTATTTGatgtaaaaattaataattcagGTAAAGTACTTAATTTCAATTGCAATTCTATGATTTTTGTGCATTCATTTATTGAAGGTTTAGCTTTTTCATCTAGTTTTACCTtaaggaaaataagaaaaaaatgtcatgttaattcatattttttataGCTATTCTTTTCAATGCTATTGGAACTGACTGGGATTCATTCAAATTCAGCATCGAATGCTAGGAGCAAGAGGGAGTAGATAAGGGGAGATTTCAAAATATGGAATCTTTTGCATTTTACCTATAGTAATAACGAAACAATTTCTATTTCATGAAGTTagagttcattttttttttcttcaaaatattcaaattcttGACTGAGTATATTATACATGTAGTCACGTATACTACATGAGTGGGGATGCATGGAAAGAAGGAGGAATTGATGCTACAGGTAAAAACTACCTCTCTATCTACCAATCTTGAGTCTGTTTGGTTGTAATGGAATTATTCCTTGAACCatctaatttgtttatttatttaaaaatattttaatgggaGAATCCTACATCCATTTTTCTTTAGTTTGGCTAGAGTTACAGAGTCATTAAAGCCAAAACAGCTCAAATATCATAGGGCATTtagaaaaattaacattttcacATTGAACATGAGAGAATTCACTTGATGTCCATGATGCAGCAGTTTCAAGAGATTTTAAACCTAGTAGGAATAGCATCAGGCCATCAAAAGCCTTTCATTGAAACAATAGCAATACCAACCGAGTTAGACTGGTATCACCTGGCCACCTCCGAGTGCAACGCTACTAAGTTTTAGCATTGTGTTTCCGTAATTTAAGGATGTTATATGTGCCATAGCATTGATGAATAAAAGAACAAGTACTTTGCATTTTGTGTAAACAGTGCACTTTTCTTGCAATATTTTGAGGTATAGATCCTTCTGTTTACAGAGAAAAACTGTCTTCGGTAATCATCCTTTTTCTGCCTTCTAATGGAATTTCTTTAGTTCTATATTCTGTGCACTTGCCGTCAGTGGTAGGAAAAGCTGCTCGAATAAGCTTGATGTTCATTTCATCATCTTAGAAACATATtgttccttatttatttatttatttatttattttcttttcattcttgTTTTAACTTTTGCATCTCGTTCTTTGGAAACACTGTTGTAATATATAAGTATTGTGGTAAACTCAGTTAGAATTTATATCTACAGTTAATTTCAATCAAGTAGAttcttatttacttttttttcccCCCAATTTTTAGGTGCCTTAATGGTAATTACACTGAAAATCATTTCATGTGTGATAAATTACCAAGATGGATTGCTGAACGAGGAAGATTTACGCGAGGCACAGAAAAAAAACCGTTTGCTCAATCGACCATCATTGCTTGAGTACATTGGTTACTGCCTCTGTTGTGGAAGTCATTTTGCTGGTCCAGTGTATGAAATAAAGGATTACCTTGAGTGGACAGAGAGAAAAGGCGTAAGTAAAGCATGTTGATGTTTTCATTCTGTATTATGATTTCATCATGAAGAATAACTAACTTTTGCAGTTTTGCTCCTGCATTAACTTGACTAGATCTGGAAGCCTTCCGAGAAAGGGCGTCCGTCACCTTTTGTGCCAACCTTAAGGGCTATTCTTCAAGCTGGATTTTGTATGGGATTGTATCTATACCTTGTCCCTCATTACCCTCTTTCCAGATTTACTGATTCAGTAtaccaagggtggggattttGGAAACGGTTGGGATATCAGTACATGGCTGGCTTCACTGCACGTTGGAAGTATTACTTTATTTGGTCAATCTCAGAAGCCTCTATCATTATTTCTGGTTTGGGTTTCAGTGGCTGGACAGATTCTTCTCCACCAAAACCACGGTGGGACCGTGCAAAAAATGTTGACATATTGGGTGTTGAACTGGCAAAGAGTTCAGTTCAAATACCTCTTGTATGGAACATACAAGTCAGCACCTGGCTGCGGCATTGTAAGTCAATAGTCCTTATAATTTATACATCCCATTTGGATAAAATTGCATTGAAAGTGCTTCACTTGTGTAGTTGTGGTGGATGCTTGCTTCTTGCTTGATTAGATTGATAAAACTTTACTACTATCACTATGGCATTGTAAGTCGCTTCTTAAAAATCGTAAAACCTAGCACTGACGTAATCATTCTACCATTTAGTCTTGGTGTTTGGGTAGTTTGCAGATCAGACTAGACTCCTGCCTACTTAAAGTTTGTGCTGGAAACTATGAAGAACGACATTTGTATTGAATGGCACTACTATGCAAAACCTTGGTCTGGAGTTATATAATGAATGCATAATTAAAAATCAACtaaaatttattctttattGAACTTTTAGGACCACCTAATCCATGGAAATTAAGAATCTCAAGCTGGTAAATAGCAAGTTATTGCTCACTTTCATCTGGGTAACTTGTACATGTTTTTATCTGATACAGTGGTTTAGGATGGAAGTACTTTTTATTGGATTGACATGCTTGCTCTATGATTAAACTCTATGAGTGCTATGGAGTGATAACCATGAAATCTGTGATACATTTAGTCATGGAATATTGATATAGGTTGTCAATAGGATAGGGATTCGTTAGGCGCCAAATGTTTCACTCAGGAACTTATTATATTGCATCATCTCCTCACAGTGGGGATGGGGACTGGAGAAAAGCCACCTCAGAAAAGAGGACAAAAAACATGGTGAAATATGAGTTTGCCTGGGATACTAAGAAGTGAAAGTTATGGgctgaatattatatataaatatcctGTAACTCTGCAAGTTGAAATGGAAATGCACATTTAGAGCAGCCAAGAATCATGCTGTGATTTTCTAACATTTCATACTCTGTACTTCattaatatattgttttaattgtctAGATGTCTATGAGAGGCTCATTCGCAAGGGCAAGAAGCCTGGTTTCTTCCAGTTGTTGGCTACTCAGACTGTCAGTGCTGTGTGGCATGTAAGTGAAAATTTTTACCATAAACTCCTTGCTTATCCCTCTTCCATGAGCTACTTGAATTATTAAAAGTAATGGCATATTATATTTGCTAATTTTCAATGAATAGATACAGCAAATCTTTCGGAATGTGCTGACATCTTCTTGATATAGTTTGGTAACTCAAATGTAATTATTATGTCATGCTGACTGGctgatttgtatttttatttttattttgttttgacaTCTTCTGTTTATCACTTTATTGCCACTATTTCAGGATGAAATAATCCTTTCTTTTCCTATTATTCTCTCCTTCAGTTATGGTTTTCTTCTTAGAGTTTTTGGTTTGTAATCTGTTTACTGCTTTTGCTCTTAAATTTATGTTCCTTCCTTCTCAATTGCTCCTCACATTggtatttgatttcaattttttatctcaaactacaaataaagtttttttGCCCAATTCTTTTAACAGTTTTATAGACTTGCTTGTCTAACTAGTGGTTCCTCAACATTGCAGGGCTTATACCCCGggtatatttttttctttgttcaaTCTGCTCTTATGattgctggttcgagaggtagtaatTTAGCACTCTCTCAGATTGTAATTAACATAGCTGAGTATTTCTGTGATTGCTTGCATCTAATCTTGTGTGATCTATGAACAGTCATTTACAGATGGCAGCAGGCTATTGGTAACGCTTTCCTTCGGAACATTCTAGTGTTGATGAACTTCGCCTACACTGTTCTGGTTCTCAATTACTCTTGCGTTGGTTTCATGGTAAAATTCCTGCCTTATCCAAGACTGATTGTTTTTAACGAATAATGCGTAATCTTTGGTAGCTTTATTGTTCACGTTTTTCAGGTATTGAGCCTCCATGAAACACTTGCTTCGTATGGCAGTGTATATTATGTTGGAACGGTTATACCTATTGCATTGATCCTACTTGGTAATGTAATTAAACCAGCCAGGCCAACGAGATCCCAGGCTCGGAAAGATCAGTGAGTTAGGGATTGTTTTTCAAAGATTGTTTCTGAGATTAGAACTTAGATCTTATATCACTTATTTGCTTTGCGAGCATGTGTAGCCCCCATTTGAACGATAAAGATTCTTTGCCCTCGTTTTATTGGCATTgggattttcattttttattacaGTCAACAACAATCATTAGCCCTAACTGTATTACTGATTGAAAGTTTCGGTGCTGAAAGGATTTGAAATGATTGTGTAATACACAATCCATTAAAATTCTTCGCCCGTGCTTGATGTGAAGTCAAAGTGTACTATTACTGTATTGTCCTCTTAACTTGTCTTCTAGCTGATAGGATGTCACATGCTGCCCTTTCcctcattttatttattgcaTTAGGTGTGGAAATGAAACAGTGAGGAGATGGGAGAACTGGAAAAGGGGGATGAAGGGAACAGAAAAAAACGAAATGTGTCTTGGACTTTGATCATATGTGTCTTTCACAAACATGTACCTTGATATCTGGTTCATCATAGTACCTCCTAGGAATCTAAGTGGTTCACAGCTGTTTTATGGACCACGAACtaatccaattgcacaaatGTTGTCTTGGTTACTGGTGGAAGTTTGTCCCCGAGCCTTTAGCGTTAGGCATGTTTGATATCAAAGATCCTTTGTGCTATGGCTTCTGCATAGTTGATTGAATACTGATTCCTTTTGTTCCTTTTACTGTACATGGCTAGTTCAATGACTTCTTTCATGTTCAAATCTACGGTTTGCTACAAATAACTACAAATATTTGCTACTTTGCTAGTTTCGGTTTCATCGGTCTCCTGTTCTGTGTATTGTGCTAAGTAGCAATTCTCACGGTTCTCGTTTTAGTTCACCTAATTTTGTCATCTTATTGTGTATTCATAGCATTTATGTGTTGAACCCCTATATGTTGAGTACTTGTAATGCATGATGATAGTTGACCTCCACCACACTGCATATATTTCTTTCCTGCAAATGCACACCCACACTTCATTGGCATGCCTTGTTCTTCATGGAAATTTGATTTGTTCTCAATTAGGAATTGTAGGCCTTATGACCCTGCCTAGCCCTCGCGACATAATTTAACTGGTTGACCAATTcaaaaagagttaataattTTGTTCTTTGGCAGTCACAGAGTGTATGGTTCAATTCTTACAAGGGGAGGTAGACTTTAGGGAACAGTAGATCTTTGAGACACATTTTGCGATTTACCTCCTCAACCAAGACTCTAGGACAAGTGGAGGTCCTCAAGATTCACAGTGTAGGGTTCGATTCCTACAAGGAGAGGTAGACTTTAGGGAACATGTTGATCGTTGAGACACACATTGCAATTTACCTCCTCTACCAAGACTCTAGGACAATTGGAGGTTCTCAGGATTCACAGTGTAGTGTTCGATTTTTACAAGGGAGGGTAGACTTTAGGGAACATGTAGATCCATGAGACACATTTTGCGATTTACCTCCTCAACCAAGACTCTAGGACAAGTGGAAGTCCTCAGGATTCACAGTGTAGGGTTTGATTCCTACAAGGGGTAGGCTTTAGGGAAAACGTAGATCGTTGAGACACATCTCGCAATTTACCTCCTCAACAAAGACTTTAAGAGGTTCTCAGGATTCGGGTGCAATCCTTTTAATCATGCTTAAAGGTAGAAGGCATGCTGTTCTAATCGGTCATCCTCCAAAAGAAACACTGTTGTCTATAAATACTGAACTATTGCTTTTCAAGTACCGGGCATTACTTTTGCCATGTTTTAAGATGCTGAATTCTAAGAAATGAACTGGCTTCTGCCCCCACCACCTGATAATATCCCTTCCAGGAAGACTTGTGACTTGTTTATACTGACAGGGATAAGCTGAAAAGCACTTCACTTGaatcttttatattattttagggCATTCCCCACACAATTATGTGCCCATGAAAAAAGCCTCATAAATTGTCGcaaaaataactattaaattCTGTATCTGTACTTGACATATTCTGTACTTGTAGCTGTCATATTATGTGTcggcaattatcaagttatttgtttacatgtacaaaaacggttaactgtaagtacaaaatatattaactgaaaatacataatttttgtatcaggttcacgatacaatataacaatttttCATAGCCATGGCAGGTTGTTCTGTTCTTACATGTGCCCATATTGCCTTAAATTAATACTGCAACTTGCAGACATTGTAACATGCACTTTAGGAAGGCTCTATCTGCTATAATGTGATGAAGTGACATTAATTTTGATAGTTTATGCAGACTTCATTATCTGTTACATGTGTCATCATACTTTTGCTTTAATGTAGCACAGAGGAAAAAATGTGGTCCAATCATGTGGTCTGTGAAGGCATGGCATTGTGGTTTGGTGCAAACTGTTACACTACATTCTGGAATGTTTCATTTGCTATCATTTGTTGGTATTGTGTTCTGACAAAGGAACAGGCAGTGATGTTAGCTGCAGAGATGGCAAACCACCTGCTGTGTTTGCCTCAACTAAGAAGTGCAATCATTGCCCATCTAAACTGACTCATAACAAACTAGATGGAAAAATCACTTAGAGCATCCCAACAAACacaaaatggttttttttttcctactttctGGGTGAGGTGGAAGGGAGAGTGGATAAGAGAGAGGATACATGGTAGTAATGTGGGCTTTGTCTAACTTTGTGGGTCccacaagaaaaaagaaaaacaaaaaacaaggtTGGTGCGTGTTTTCTGCACCGGCTGCGTTTAGTGGCCACGTTGAGGGTGACCACCAACTCCGATCACtctccttattttattttattttgctatTTCTTTTCCCGATGACAAAAAACCTAGCGATTTCTCAACAGTTGGGGTTGTTCTTATTGATgagttttttatttaatttttatttattttttgttcgaTATAATGATATGATATCATTAATAAATAGACATTAAACATTTATTATATGAAAGAATGATAATACTTTACCTATGTACGGAAACATTCAAAACTTGTCTAAACGTGTCTCTGTGTAAAAGTTCTCGAAAACATTTTTGAAATATTCtataataaaattgaagtcTGAAATGTGTTTTTAGGGTCAAAATAATAAGGAGTAATAAAATTTTGGGTCAAGGTGAAATTCCAAAAAGTTGATGTTTAActtagagcatcctcaataACACTAGTTtacaaaagaaaagcaaaacaaaatctgaaaaaaaaaaaagaaaagaaaaaagaaagaaaagtttCAGATTAACAAGTGCATGCGCTTGACTGGGTGCTTGTGGTGCGCCTCATGTGACcagaatgtaatatttttttataggtCCCACTATGGAGACAAAAACTATGATTTTATCCCAGAATATCAAATCTCCTCTCTCCTTTCTCTTTCACTTCAGCAAAAACATCCTCAAAAACCACCCAAAAACTATATTAGTGTTGCTCTTAAAGTCGTAACTTTGTAgactttattttcttctctaacATGTAATTTACCATTTTGCCCCTTCATGTTTTTCTCTAATATGTAGTTTTCAGAAATTTGTTAAGCTTTTCCCCTTCAATCCTGGATAACATTCTGCCAAATCAAACAAATTATGGGACCATTTTCCTTGTTTGGCACAAGATATTTGCCTAATGCTGAGGGAGAGCTAGGACTTTCTAAAACTTCCTTGCGAGATTCAAGTGAGATTTATATCAATAGTTGTTGAAGGAATGCTTCTTTTTATTCTCTAACATAACGGGTTAAGAGTAGatgaaatataaatttacaaactatactattacatttttttttatgatgaggaaacttgtaattaaattattactcGACGGTGTTAATTAATTGAGCTAGCAAACCACACATGAGAAGTAAATCGCACTAGGGAAACTCTGTGGGATAATTCGATTGAGAGGGAGTTGGCAAGAATCGGACTAATGACATTTTGATATGAAAATGATTTCCACTTACAAGGACACCCCTTCGAAGGCTTATTACACTCAGAAATAACGGTTAGCTATTAGCGGATTGTGGCAGCAATCAGTAGATTATATTAGCAGCGGCATATTGTGGCAGCAATTGGTAGACAACTCTAAGATGTCTGGTCTTAGCTGATGACGAATTCCATTAAAGTCACAATGCTAAAATTtttgtaacttttatttttccccttagtatagattttttttttttattttaaccaagaagaagaagaaaattttttgtaacttttatttttccttagtatagacttttttttttttttttaaccaagaagaagaagaagagacttGAAGGAGTTTCCTTGAGGATACATGGATGTTCACAAAAGCAAGACAATTCATTTCGAGctttaaatttacaaaaaaaaaaaaaaaaaaaaaaNNNNNNNNNNNNNNNNNNNNNNNNNNNNNNNNNNNNNNNNNNNNNNNNNNNNNNNNNNNNNNNNNNNNNNNNNNNNNNNNNNNNNNNNNNNNNNNNNNNNNNNNNNNNNNNNNNNNNNNNNNNNNNNNNNNNNNNNNNNNNNNNNNNNNNNNNNNNNNNNNNNNNNNNNNNNNNNNNNNNNNNNNNNNNN includes:
- the LOC116002768 gene encoding lysophospholipid acyltransferase 1-like, producing MELPEMEFMASAIGISVPVLRFLLCFAATIPVSLIHRLVPGGATGRHIYAAATGAALSYLSFGFSSNLHFLVPMLLGYASMLINRPYCGAITFLLAFGYLIGCHVYYMSGDAWKEGGIDATGALMVITLKIISCVINYQDGLLNEEDLREAQKKNRLLNRPSLLEYIGYCLCCGSHFAGPVYEIKDYLEWTERKGIWKPSEKGRPSPFVPTLRAILQAGFCMGLYLYLVPHYPLSRFTDSVYQGWGFWKRLGYQYMAGFTARWKYYFIWSISEASIIISGLGFSGWTDSSPPKPRWDRAKNVDILGVELAKSSVQIPLVWNIQVSTWLRHYVYERLIRKGKKPGFFQLLATQTVSAVWHGLYPGYIFFFVQSALMIAGSRVIYRWQQAIGNAFLRNILVLMNFAYTVLVLNYSCVGFMVLSLHETLASYGSVYYVGTVIPIALILLGNVIKPARPTRSQARKDQ